The genomic interval CGATCCGAGAACCACTATGATCTATTGCCGGATGATTAATCTGAAACTACCCGAACCCACGGCTATCATAAATAAGTTGATGGATCAGCTATGACCACCCTGGCCGACGTCTTAAGGAGGCACGGTCTGGAATATCTGGAACGTTACAAAAATAATATGCTGCCTTCACATAAGAAAGTGATGCGGGATATTCTGCTGTGCAAAAGCGCCCATTTGGGCTGGCATGAATGGTATTGTCCCAACTGTAAGAAAATCCATTATATAAATAATTCCTGCCGTAACCGTCACTGCCCGCAATGCCAGAAAGACAAAACCCAGAATTGGGTTAATATTCAGCAGGAAAAACTCTTAGCTGTAGAATATTTCTTGTTTACTTTTACCATTCCAAAGCAGTTACGGACCTTAGCCGGAAGTCATCAAAAATTATTTTATAATATCCTGTTTAATGTTTCCAGCCAATGTCTGCAAATACTGGCTAAAGATAAACGCTTTATCGGCGGGAAAATTGGGATGATTGGAATACTACACACCTGGACGCAAATACTGGGCTATCATCCCCATATCCATTATATCATCCCCGGCATCGCTATTGATTCACAAAAACAGGTATTACGTTATGCCAGAGATGGCTTTCTCATCCATGTCAGAGCTCTG from Candidatus Atribacteria bacterium carries:
- a CDS encoding transposase; translation: MTTLADVLRRHGLEYLERYKNNMLPSHKKVMRDILLCKSAHLGWHEWYCPNCKKIHYINNSCRNRHCPQCQKDKTQNWVNIQQEKLLAVEYFLFTFTIPKQLRTLAGSHQKLFYNILFNVSSQCLQILAKDKRFIGGKIGMIGILHTWTQILGYHPHIHYIIPGIAIDSQKQVLRYARDGFLIHVRALSRLFCYKLKNALKQTALKDKIPNDCFNGKWVVHGKSVGSGIHAIKYLAQYVYRIAISDTRIVSCKNGMVTFRYKDRDNGNEKFMTLPAFEFIRRFLQHILPRGFQKVRYYGFLHPKRKLLFNRIRLLLNAKYEAYTRHKINDFFISHVMLCPDCGKPMVCIGCKTIGRPPPLKELFSKTAA